The proteins below come from a single Oncorhynchus gorbuscha isolate QuinsamMale2020 ecotype Even-year linkage group LG12, OgorEven_v1.0, whole genome shotgun sequence genomic window:
- the LOC123991462 gene encoding xin actin-binding repeat-containing protein 1-like, giving the protein MAEVSQQRKDGLLQPGPSRLHQEAGPTVRTSTQPSIASPTLPSKEALSAMYQQRQKVELRRLLKHTHPELRSLESLDGVVDQELAEVLCLETQPIAGETGYEGEVLSRRLIFENCVQSNTVDPHTSKMHIAEGAGNRVGTGFGVWGDVKRTSALLELPWYNQNLQEERVKETTDQVERTDAIHGELTECEEGEMVRLDVQSARRLFESQQVDTLRANQEDVTLNKVIVSEDERGAVQKRKQVFETRSSKTDQKVIKSKICFKNLDVSSQSEGEVLGVGVNSADTEVQPQHEGFSTVKQVFERKSQCVSNADVETSPRIPKYPCTSLLENQAIHKTGKPLHMQEPKPQNTSSLPGDLAPDRRVHEDMLELVANVRNRAQLFESTLFDLINHHNREEMEMVAESINETLNSLYHFNALHSHGSIIKASETGSGQKARYRLTPGLRPEIEQEKVAEGRVKNFILQLLPRATLKPQVVYLKEDAKRNVEVTMVMVPFHQVRLASNQDKEFRTANVVQLIEDILSQDSSLRKGVVIQEDSQGQTEVTVYSLYNDSEGEVERYYPPQEQRTETNVLDIAAGDEIKTETGEVRRGDVKSTISCLLATSQDHSAAATYKPEVNVMGNVKLFRSCIEKGDLEYLKTLQVQPEEKELPLRTDVVTGVSTKPKIHNQQQQPEDQVEQNDPDIVLKNIFLANQSCAQQNETKAEKTSQAIVQDQHTSVEKIETCSDSVIKTSTSQTSTEQHQEEEEEVVRGKVQEALRSLEKTSGVNVSQGDFEAAMICRKSPKSQKGSHKKKTNVRYAPQHSEVKTGTLTEAAVVMSEGQVISVKSSDIVVDVQQTSVQTEETSCNSVIKISTSHSSITSEHEPTPCRLKTEEASCAATSSEELQNAEALSMEVQEGTEVVQRGHLKAAMKSLQSATTEEEEEEEKEEVLRGNLQAALHSLEKTSGVNVSQGDFKAAMIYRNSGKSTFQSQKKKHDMRNVPKHSELKTGFLTEAQPFSSVAMSEGEQVATKELRVATANPPSPDQTTNKLATASTLKHESQTGSQSLAPSKKKKRPVGPKPGLLPKPAVPPKPGLLLKPAVPLKPGQMTGNTASQSTETDVHISDSHTISIRTTSSISSIASTNSTQPKESTKTQSKESTKSKESKKSTKSKSKEEQTPQTFTIKPKSYADALCRGLQQTDSVPEAQQSRYVSERPAGSSVGTADTGADEATQHTGDATQLNEEITLNQEGQGSELIPQRQTSFNSFPVEESNTKSPQERTPTEQRQGPQGALKDKEKVNEDFIGFQAALQNFGGKSKAPVKPKQVKITQSEENQKHTSLTVTHTAVGQQASDPSQPQPCSKPENSIQKEEKENTVVMREKKAEMEAETEDERGQRLSVHMDKIMRGNVTMAMEIFDNLRKQEELKEILTWVEEVEEDTSQVDVTALRNIFENIPDWVVAPRDKRQHKQQQQTKVEQKISEVKRSETLKDDTETSMSSMALVFGNLERASEEIMNLKEQTLARLMDIEVAIKKALYSVSTLKSDSDIVVLSGLFKESLKGTAAQTQGSTSNISTISTGSSSRATTAQGKDSPTTKTQRDPGLPADEGPVIKSQSSPPSSLISIQSATKQESADRQQESADRQKGSAARQKSSLQPPLCSACQLSLKCRPSGSPCSRSPLN; this is encoded by the exons ATGGCAGAGGTTAGCCAACAGAGGAAAGATGGTCTTCTTCAACCTGGTCCATCCAGACTTCACCAAGAGGCAGGACCCACTGTGAGAACATCCACCCAGCCATCCATCGCCTCACCCACTCTTCCTTCCAAAGAGGCATTGTCAGCAATGTACCAACAGCGACAGAAAGTTGAGCTGCGGAGGCTCCTGAAGCACACCCACCCGGAGCTGAGGAGCCTGGAAAGCCTGGATGGGGTGGTGGATCAGGAGCTGGCTGAAGTGCTGTGTTTAGAAACCCAGCCGATAGCTGGCGAGACCGGATACGAGGGAGAGGTCCTGTCCAGGCGGTTGATATTTGAGAACTGTGTACAGAGCAATACTGTGGATCCCCACACTTCTAAAATGCACATCGCGGAGGGGGCCGGGAATAGAGTTGGGACTGGTTTTGGGGTTTGGGGAGACGTGAAGAGAACATCAGCCTTGCTTGAACTGCCATGGTATAACCAGAACCTTCAGGAGGAGAGGGTTAAAGAAACCACAGACCAGGTGGAGAGGACTGATGCTATTCATGGGGAACTTACTGAgtgtgaggagggggagatggtCAGGTTGGACGTCCAGTCTGCTAGGAGGCTGTTTGAGAGCCAGCAAGTCGACACCCTGAGGGCCAACCAGGAGGACGTGACCCTGAACAAGGTTATCGTGTCAGAGGATGAGAGGGGAGCTGTTCAGAAGAGAAAACAAGTGTTTGAGACAAGAAGCAGTAAGACAGATCAGAAAGTGATCAAAAGCAAAATTTGTTTTAAAAATCTTGATGTGAGTTCTCAGTCTGAGGGAGAAGTACTGGGTGTCGGTGTTAATAGTGCAGACACTGAGGTTCAGCCACAGCATGAAGGGTTCTCCACAGTCAAACAAGTCTTTGAGAGAAAGTCACAGTGTGTTTCAAACGCAGATGTTGAAACTAGTCCAAGAATTCCAAAGTATCCGTGTACTTCTCTGCTTGAAAACCAAGCAATACATAAAACTGGAAAACCATTACATATGCAGGAACCAAAGCCCCAGAACACTAGTTCACTCCCAGGCGACCTAGCTCCTGACAGAAGGGTCCATGAGGACATGTTAGAGTTAGTGGCTAACGTAAGGAACAGAGCTCAATTGTTTGAGTCCACTCTGTTCGACCTGATTAACCACCAtaacagagaggagatggagatggtggCAGAGAGCATCAATGAGACATTGAACTCTCTCTATCACTTCAACGCCCTCCACTCCCACGGATCCATCATCAAGGCTAGCGAGACAGGAAGTGGTCAGAAGGCTAGGTACAGGCTGACCCCCGGTCTGAGACCAGAGATAGAACAGGAAAAGGTGGCTGAGGGCAGGGTTAAGAATTTTATACTCCAGCTGTTACCCCGGGCAACCCTTAAGCCTCAGGTGGTTTACCTGAAGGAGGACGCGAAGAGGAACGTGGAGGTTACCATGGTGATGGTACCTTTCCATCAGGTACGTCTTGCTTCAAACCAAGATAAAGAGTTCAGAACAGCTAACGTTGTCCAGCTCATTGAggacatcctcagtcaggacagCTCTCTGAGGAAAGGAGTAGTTATACAGGAGGACAGTCAGGGACAGACTGAGGTCACCGTTTACTCCCTGTACAACGATtctgaaggagaggtggagaggtactaCCCCCCACAGGAACAGAGGACGGAGACCAACGTCCTAGACATTGCTGCAGGTGATGAGATTAAAACTGAGACTGGTGAAGTAAGGAGAGGCGATGTGAAGTCAACCATCAGCTGTCTCTTGGCCACCAGTCAGGACCACTCAGCCGCAGCCACTTACAAACCTGAGGTCAATGTCATGGGGAATGTCAAGTTATTCAGGAGCTGCATTGAAAAGGGAGATCTGGAGTATCTGAAAACCTTGCAGGTCCAGCCAGAGGAGAAGGAACTCCCACTTCGGACTGATGTTGTAACAGGTGTCTCCACGAAGCCAAAGATAcataatcaacaacaacaaccagaGGATCAGGTGGAGCAGAATGATCCAGATATAGTCCTTAAGAACATCTTCTTAGCCAACCAGAGCTGTGCCCAACAGAACGAGACGAAGGCAGAGAAGACCTCTCAAGCAATAGTACAGGACCAGCACACCTCTGTGGAGAAAATAGAGACGTGCTCTGATTCTGTTATAAAGACCTCCACATCCCAGACATCCACAGAGCAgcaccaggaggaggaggaggaggtagtgaGAGGTAAAGTACAGGAAGCGCTCCGATCTCTGGAGAAGACTAGTGGCGTTAATGTCAGCCAAGGAGACTTCGAGGCTGCCATGATCTGCAGGAAATCTCCAAAATCTCAGAAAGGAAGCCATAAGAAGAAGACTAATGTGAGGTATGCTCCCCAACACAGTGAAGTAAAGACTGGGACTCTGACTGAAGCAGCAGTAGTGATGAGTGAAGGACAAGTCATCTCTGTGAAGAGCAGTGACATTGTAGTAGATGTCCAGCAGACCTCTGTGCAGACGGAAGAGACAAGCTGTAATTCTGTAATAAAGATCTCCACATCCCACTCCTCTATCACCTCAGAACATGAACCTACACCCTGCCGCCTCAAGACCGAAGAGGCTAGCTGTGCTGCTACGTCTTCTGAAGAACTACAAAATGCAGAAGCCTTGAGTATGGAGGTCCAAGAGGGCACTGAGGTGGTCCAGAGAGGACACTTAAAAGCTGCCATGAAGTCTTTACAGAGTGCtacaacagaggaggaggaggaagaggagaaggaggaggtacTGAGAGGTAATCTACAGGCAGCGCTTCATTCTTTAGAGAAGACTAGTGGCGTTAACGTCAGCCAAGGAGACTTCAAGGCTGCCATGATATACAGGAACTCTGGGAAATCTACATTTCAAAGCCAAAAGAAGAAACATGATATGAGGAATGTTCCAAAACACAGTGAATTAAAGACTGGATTTCTGACTGAAGCTCAACCATTCTCTTCAGTAGCGATGAGTGAAGGAGAACAGGTGGCCACCAAGGAGCTGAGAGTAGCAACTGCAAACCCCCCCAGCCCAGACCAAACCACAAATAAACTAGCTACAGCCTCCACTTTGAAACATGAATCTCAGACTGGCTCTCAATCTCTAGCTCCCTCAAAGAAAAAGAAAAGACCTGTTGGCCCAAAACCTGGTCTTCTGCCGAAACCAGCAGTTCCTCCTAAACCAGGTCTTCTGCTGAAACCAGCAGTTCCTCTTAAACCAGGTCAGATGACAGGAAACACAGCTAGTCAGTCAACAGAGACAGATGTACATATCAGTGACAGCCACACCATTTCTATAAGAACTACTAGTAGTATTTCTAGTATTGCTAGTACTAACAGTACTCAACCGAAAGAGTCAACCAAAA CTCAATCAAAAGAATCAACCAAATCAAAGGAATCAAAGAAATCAACTAAAAGTAAATCAAAAGAAGAGCAAACGCCCCAAACATTCACTATCAAACCAAAGTCCTACGCAGATGCCCTTTGCAGAGGCTTACAACAGACAGATAGTGTTCCAGAGGCACAACAGAGTAGGTACGTATCTGAGAGGCCAGCTGGGAGCTCAGTAGGAACAGCTGATACTGGGGCTGACGAGGCCACCCAACACACTGGTGATGCAACCCAACTCAATGAGGAAATTACATTAAACCAGGAAGGTCAGGGGTCTGAGCTCATCCCTCAGAGACAGACTAGTTTTAACTCGTTTCCAGTGGAGGAGAGCAACACTAAGTCACCACAGGAAAGGACTCCTacagagcagagacagggaccCCAGGGGGCCCTAAAGGACAAAGAGAAGGTCAATGAGGACTTCATAGGGTTTCAAGCAGCACTTCAGAACTTTGGAGGGAAGAGTAAAGCCCCTGTGAAACCTAAACAAGTGAAGATAACCCAGAGTGAAGAGAACCAGAAACACACCTCTCTCACAGTTACACACACTGCTGTGGGACAGCAAGCCAGTGACCCTTCTCAGCCTCAACCATGCAGTAAACCAGAGAACAGCATccagaaagaagagaaggaaaacACAGTGGTAATGAGGGAGAAGAAAGCAGAGAtggaagcagagacagaggatgagCGTGGCCAGAGGCTGTCGGTCCACATGGATAAGATCATGAGGGGTAACGTGACCATGGCCATGGAGATCTTTGACAACCTGAGGAAGCAGGAGGAGCTGAAAGAGATCTTGACctgggtggaggaggtggaggaagacacCAGCCAGGTGGACGTCACGGCCCTCAGGAACATCTTTGAGAATATACCTGACTGGGTCGTTGCCCCAAGAGACAAGAGAcagcataaacaacaacaacagaccaaGGTGGAACAGAAGATCTCAGAAGTGAAGAGATCAGAGACGCTGAAAGATGATACTGAGACCTCAATGTCCTCCATGGCTCTTGTGTTCGGAAATCTGGAGAGAGCAAGTGAGGAGATCATGAACCTGAAGGAGCAGACTTTAGCCAGACTAATGGACATAGAAGTGGCCATTAAGAAGGCTTTGTACTCTGTGTCCACTCTTAAGTCAGACTCTGATATCGTTGTTCTGTCTGGCCTGTTTAAGGAGTCCCTAAAGGGGACAGCAGCCCAGACCCAAGGCTCCACTAGCAACATCAGCACTATCAGTACCGGCTCCAGCAGCAGAGCTACGACGGCCCAGGGAAAGGACAGCCCTACCACTAAGACACAAAGAGACCCAGGTCTGCCAGCTGATGAGGGACCTGTCATTAAGTCCCAGAGCAGTCCTCCATCCTCCTTAATCTCCATCCAGTCTGCAACCAAGCAGGAGTCTGCAGACAGACAACAGGAgtctgcagacagacagaagggttCTGCAGCCAGACAAAAGTCCTCCCTGCAGCCTCCACTGTGCTCAGCCTGTCAGCTCAGCCTGAAGTGTCGCCCTTCTGGTAGCCCTTGTAGCAGAAGCCCTCTCAATTAG